The Salvelinus alpinus chromosome 21, SLU_Salpinus.1, whole genome shotgun sequence genome has a segment encoding these proteins:
- the LOC139548393 gene encoding putative nuclease HARBI1 — MKAQNCVFLSALTMACPFVRDVVDEEALVLRRAFRRERVFRDRLDPLAFPDDHLYERYRFSADGIRYLCRLLGPRIKHRTARSHALSVEQMVCVALRFFASGAFLYSVGDAEQLNKATICRTIRSVCLAIKALADVFISFPGHRRLCDIKEEFYRIAGFPNVIGAVDCTHIRIKAPSGAHEADFVNRKSFHSINVQMVCNADCVISNVVAKWPGSVHDSRIFRASEIYQCLSQGEFSGVLLGDRGYGCQPFLLTPFTDPQEAQQAYNHAHARTRARVEMTFGLLKARFHCLHKLRVSPVRACDITVACAVLHNVACLRKERAPRVPPAMDWDNPAIFPDDDSGRLLRDQYVLNYFS, encoded by the exons atgaaggcccaaaattgtgtgttcctttctgctctgacaatggcatgcccattcgtgcgagatgtggtggatgaagaagcacttgtgctgaggagagccttcaggcgagaaagggtcttcagggaccggttggacccactggccttccctgatgaccatctatatgaaagatacaggttttctgcagatggcatcaggtatctatgcagactactgggtcccaggattaagcaccgcactgcacggagccatgcactgagtgtggagcaaatggtttgtgtggccttgcgcttttttgctagtggagccttcctgtactcagtgggggatgcagaacagctgaacaaggccacaatttgccgcacaataaggagtgtgtgtctggctatcaaagcattagcagatgtcttcatctccttccctggccacagaagactctgtgacatcaaagaggagttctataggattgcag gtttccccaatgtcattggtgcagtggactgcacacacataaggataaaagccccctcaggtgcccatgaggccgattttgtgaataggaaatcctttcacagcattaatgttcag atggtctgcaatgctgactgtgtgatcagcaatgttgtggcaaaatggcctggctcagtccatgactccagaatctttcgggcctctgaaatctatcagtgcctatcacaag gtgaattctctggtgtgttgctgggagacagggggtatggctgccagccttttctcctgacacctttcacagacccccaggaagcacagcaggcctacaaccatgcccatgccaggaccagggccagagttgaaatgacctttggcctcctgaaggcacgctttcactgccttcacaaattaagggtcagccctgttagggcatgtgatattactgtggcttgtgctgtcctccacaatgtggcctgcctgaggaaggagagggcccccagagtgccaccagccatggactgggacaatccggcaatcttccctgatgacgacagtggtcggctgctgagggaccaatatgtgttgaattattttagttag